In Leucobacter sp. CX169, a single genomic region encodes these proteins:
- the tatC gene encoding twin-arginine translocase subunit TatC: MSLGEHLVELRKRLMISAIAIVLAMVAGWFLSDWVWDMLRQPIEIIAEERGRNAQINYDDVTGAFDLKLKISMFIAVFLASPVWLYQIWAFLSPGLSGKEKRWGVAFLGSALPLFLFGAYVGWSIIPNIVRVLTSFGSDEDALLLSARGYLDFSTKLLLAVGVGFVIPVFIVLLNFVGILSAKAIFQGWRIAILCITLFAAITTPAADVMSMFLLAGPMIVLYFLAGGIAWIHDSRLAKRRAAEFAEYDLDSDSPASEANA; encoded by the coding sequence ATGAGCCTCGGCGAGCATCTCGTCGAGTTACGCAAGCGGCTGATGATCTCTGCCATCGCCATTGTGCTGGCGATGGTGGCTGGCTGGTTCCTCTCGGACTGGGTGTGGGACATGCTGCGCCAGCCGATCGAGATTATCGCGGAGGAGCGCGGGCGTAACGCGCAGATCAATTACGACGACGTCACCGGTGCGTTTGATCTCAAGTTGAAGATCTCCATGTTCATCGCCGTCTTCCTCGCGAGCCCGGTGTGGCTCTACCAGATCTGGGCGTTCCTCTCCCCGGGCCTGAGCGGCAAGGAGAAGCGTTGGGGGGTCGCGTTCCTGGGTTCGGCGCTTCCGCTCTTCCTGTTCGGGGCCTACGTGGGGTGGAGCATCATTCCCAATATCGTCCGCGTGCTGACGAGCTTTGGGTCGGACGAGGATGCGTTGCTGCTGAGCGCCCGCGGCTACCTCGATTTCTCGACCAAACTCCTCCTGGCGGTCGGTGTCGGGTTCGTCATTCCGGTGTTCATCGTGCTGCTGAACTTCGTGGGCATTCTCAGCGCGAAGGCCATTTTTCAGGGTTGGCGCATCGCGATCCTGTGCATCACTTTGTTTGCGGCAATCACCACCCCTGCGGCCGACGTGATGAGCATGTTCTTGCTGGCTGGCCCCATGATCGTCCTGTATTTCCTCGCGGGCGGCATCGCCTGGATTCACGACAGTCGACTGGCCAAGCGACGTGCCGCCGAGTTCGCCGAGTACGACCTGGACAGCGACTCGCCGGCTTCCGAGGCGAACGCGTGA
- a CDS encoding RNA polymerase-binding protein RbpA: MADRTLRGARIGSTSLQGDQNVELAPRQTVQYLTESGRTFRVMFDADAEPPVEWTDQRSGEIGFLDDEAGRAARAEFEVRGAPGRTPWDMLLERRSVEELEELLEERLTLMRARRGTEKSS, encoded by the coding sequence ATGGCAGACAGAACCTTACGCGGAGCACGAATCGGCTCGACCAGCCTGCAGGGCGACCAAAACGTCGAGCTCGCTCCCCGTCAAACCGTGCAGTACCTCACCGAGAGTGGCCGCACGTTCCGCGTCATGTTTGACGCGGACGCCGAGCCGCCGGTCGAGTGGACCGATCAGCGCAGTGGCGAGATCGGCTTTCTCGATGACGAAGCCGGCAGGGCGGCCCGAGCGGAGTTCGAGGTGCGTGGCGCCCCGGGTAGAACGCCCTGGGACATGCTGCTCGAGCGTCGCAGCGTGGAGGAACTCGAAGAACTCCTTGAGGAGCGGCTTACGCTGATGCGCGCTCGTCGCGGGACCGAAAAGTCCAGCTAG
- a CDS encoding DNA-3-methyladenine glycosylase I: protein MAPPTIPEPIRTDWANGDPLLTRYYDTEWGMPVTDEQGLFERVSLEAFQAGLSWLTILRKREAFRAAFHDFDPDRVAAYGEKDIERLLANAAIVRNVAKIQATVTNAQAVLALRESGGLASLIWAHQPKTTPRPEHPSEVPTRSAESEALAADLKAHGFTFIGPTTAHALMEAVGVVDTHILASHRRGCSGLWNPDGSRKQKPAH, encoded by the coding sequence ATGGCACCCCCAACGATCCCAGAGCCGATCAGGACCGACTGGGCGAACGGCGACCCCCTGCTTACGCGTTACTACGACACCGAGTGGGGCATGCCCGTGACCGACGAGCAGGGGCTCTTTGAACGGGTCTCGCTCGAGGCGTTCCAGGCGGGGCTCTCGTGGCTCACGATCCTGCGCAAGCGGGAGGCGTTCCGGGCGGCCTTTCACGACTTCGATCCCGACCGCGTCGCCGCCTACGGGGAGAAAGATATTGAGCGGCTGCTCGCCAACGCGGCGATTGTCAGGAACGTCGCGAAGATTCAGGCAACCGTAACGAACGCCCAGGCGGTCCTCGCGCTCCGCGAGTCGGGCGGCCTCGCGAGCCTCATCTGGGCGCATCAGCCAAAGACCACTCCTCGTCCCGAACACCCCTCGGAAGTGCCGACACGCTCTGCGGAGTCCGAGGCGCTCGCCGCGGACCTCAAAGCGCACGGCTTCACGTTCATCGGCCCCACCACCGCGCACGCGCTCATGGAGGCAGTGGGTGTCGTCGACACGCATATCCTGGCGAGTCACCGCCGTGGATGCTCGGGACTCTGGAATCCTGACGGCAGCAGAAAGCAGAAACCCGCGCACTGA
- a CDS encoding YafY family protein has protein sequence MRANLTAPNRVILLLSLVAYLQDRGPTPILELAETFDVEPKVLRALAEFLGTAGVPGETQTYQHEDLFDIDWHALEHDDVLSLVRVVAIDDTPRFAASEVAVLLAGLHVLAPMLPPDDGAAARSAALKLGGESGGEHAVISVSEESTDPQAAVLAGAIAAGMRVSFAYRDARGGETARSVEPLLLQQRGVYWYLRGYCLDRGEERSFRLDRMSHAHALPERSLRRATPGQADESPSASVWSGTTVTLCVRERALPSLAGYGAEVIAAGADEPLDGSSDRAIDESWVRVQVELAHVDTAARIAATAPGDVIVEAPAAARAAVESWAEQALAQYDD, from the coding sequence ATGCGCGCTAATCTGACGGCGCCGAACCGCGTCATCTTGCTCCTGTCACTGGTCGCCTACCTGCAGGATCGCGGACCGACGCCGATTCTCGAGCTCGCTGAAACGTTTGATGTCGAACCGAAAGTGCTGCGCGCGCTCGCGGAATTTCTGGGCACCGCCGGCGTGCCGGGGGAGACGCAGACGTATCAGCATGAGGACCTGTTTGACATTGATTGGCACGCGCTTGAGCATGACGACGTGTTGAGTCTGGTGCGCGTGGTCGCGATTGACGACACCCCTCGATTCGCCGCGTCAGAGGTCGCCGTGCTGCTTGCGGGATTGCACGTGCTTGCCCCCATGCTTCCTCCGGACGACGGCGCCGCGGCGCGCAGCGCGGCGCTCAAGCTGGGCGGCGAGTCCGGGGGTGAACATGCGGTGATCTCGGTCTCTGAGGAGTCCACTGACCCCCAAGCAGCGGTACTCGCCGGCGCCATTGCGGCTGGCATGCGGGTCAGTTTTGCCTACCGCGACGCGCGTGGGGGAGAGACCGCCCGCTCGGTTGAGCCGCTGCTGTTGCAGCAGCGCGGGGTGTATTGGTACCTTCGCGGGTATTGCCTCGACCGCGGCGAAGAACGCTCGTTTCGGCTGGACCGTATGTCGCACGCGCATGCGCTGCCGGAACGGTCACTCCGTCGAGCCACGCCGGGGCAGGCCGACGAGTCGCCAAGTGCCTCTGTCTGGTCGGGGACAACGGTGACGCTTTGCGTCCGTGAGCGCGCGCTCCCGAGCCTCGCTGGGTATGGTGCCGAGGTGATTGCCGCGGGCGCCGACGAGCCACTCGACGGCAGCTCTGACCGGGCAATCGACGAGAGTTGGGTCCGGGTGCAGGTGGAGCTCGCGCACGTGGACACGGCGGCGCGCATCGCAGCGACGGCACCGGGAGACGTGATTGTCGAGGCGCCCGCAGCGGCGCGTGCGGCGGTGGAGTCGTGGGCCGAGCAAGCGCTCGCACAGTACGACGATTGA
- a CDS encoding SDR family oxidoreductase encodes MTNPLAPNALAGRRALVTGSSRGIGADTVRYFAEAGADVVINYRNKAARAEKLATELSAHGGRVLVEAADLTSPESVAEMMADIQEQLGGLDVLVLNASGGMEGGMAEDYALKLNRDAQLNVLDQALPLLSEGARVVFVTSHQAHFIRTTPTMPEYVPVAESKRAGEDALRARIPELAERGVEFVVVSGDMIEGTITATLLERLNPGAISDRKEAAGRLYNVSEFAAEVAQAAVDAVPADNTRYVGDVSGFTATA; translated from the coding sequence GTGACTAACCCCCTCGCCCCGAACGCGCTTGCTGGCCGCCGTGCCCTGGTTACCGGCTCCTCGCGCGGAATTGGCGCCGACACGGTGCGCTACTTTGCCGAGGCCGGCGCGGACGTCGTGATCAACTACCGCAACAAGGCGGCACGTGCGGAGAAGCTTGCGACTGAGCTGAGCGCGCATGGCGGGCGCGTCCTCGTTGAGGCGGCAGACCTCACGAGCCCGGAGTCGGTTGCTGAGATGATGGCTGACATTCAAGAACAGCTGGGCGGTCTTGACGTTCTGGTGCTGAACGCCTCCGGCGGCATGGAAGGCGGCATGGCGGAGGACTACGCGCTCAAGCTGAACCGCGACGCGCAGCTGAACGTGCTCGACCAGGCACTGCCGCTGCTGAGCGAGGGCGCGCGAGTCGTGTTCGTCACGAGCCACCAGGCCCACTTCATCCGCACGACACCGACGATGCCGGAGTATGTGCCGGTCGCAGAGAGCAAGCGCGCCGGCGAAGACGCGCTCCGGGCGCGCATCCCCGAGCTGGCCGAGCGCGGCGTTGAGTTCGTCGTGGTGTCGGGCGACATGATCGAAGGAACGATTACGGCGACCCTGCTTGAGCGCCTGAACCCCGGCGCGATCTCGGATCGTAAGGAAGCCGCGGGCCGCCTGTACAACGTGTCAGAGTTCGCCGCAGAGGTCGCGCAAGCTGCCGTTGACGCTGTTCCGGCCGACAACACCCGGTACGTGGGCGACGTCTCAGGCTTTACCGCTACTGCCTAG
- a CDS encoding class I SAM-dependent methyltransferase: MDPVLLDQLRTDLSRAEYTEATVRTLLGEAADAARLRGVRAPARIALHGFAARAEAGNQPLGESNAAGSASTDAALRTLVQLFLVGDPVTETAFSLAFPTLGAAGATALGLVTSDDVGLRAALALSPFHATGPGLPEEGTDWWLLSDLDDHIRRGPARTDHVMGVGGATRSLLGFAAPGTVDSALDLGTGCGVIALHLAARARRVVAIDISARALEFAQANARINAVSGIDFRRGDLFAPVAGERFDLILSNPPFVITPRDGSVPDYEYRDGGRSGDDLIAQVLQAAPDHLEPGGTLQCLGNWEVRWGADGLERVLSWIEEAPGSRPVDAAWVIERDRQRPEGYAELWARDGGARPGTEAFDDLVAAWLADFTARRVVAIGLGLIGFRRGLPGNPQPAPRRAERADGAIDGQDRLGDRWSSVFATNCAVDPVDSVAFGELVLERDSSVREERVYEPGAEHPMSIVLASDEGIARRVHADTVLAAAVGACDGDLTVDEIGTALTGLLDADPIALRDALHAGLRELIWYGMLVPASAASGGAPDAHDSAVPSN; encoded by the coding sequence ATGGATCCTGTGTTGCTTGACCAGCTGCGAACCGACCTTTCACGTGCCGAGTACACCGAGGCCACGGTGCGCACCCTGCTTGGCGAGGCCGCTGATGCTGCACGGCTGCGTGGTGTGCGCGCGCCTGCCAGGATCGCGCTGCACGGTTTTGCAGCCCGTGCCGAGGCGGGAAATCAGCCTTTGGGCGAGTCGAATGCTGCGGGTTCGGCCTCGACCGATGCCGCGCTGCGCACGCTGGTGCAGCTTTTCCTGGTCGGCGACCCGGTCACTGAGACGGCGTTCTCATTGGCGTTCCCCACGCTCGGTGCGGCAGGCGCGACGGCACTGGGGCTCGTCACCTCTGATGACGTCGGATTACGTGCCGCTCTCGCGCTCTCACCATTTCACGCCACCGGACCCGGGCTTCCAGAAGAAGGAACTGACTGGTGGCTGCTCTCTGATCTCGACGACCACATTCGGCGCGGCCCCGCTCGGACCGACCATGTCATGGGGGTGGGCGGGGCCACTCGATCCCTGCTCGGCTTCGCGGCCCCGGGCACGGTGGACTCGGCGCTCGACCTGGGGACCGGGTGCGGGGTGATTGCCCTGCACCTTGCGGCCCGCGCGCGTCGAGTAGTGGCCATCGACATCTCGGCGCGTGCGCTCGAGTTCGCGCAGGCGAACGCGAGGATCAACGCGGTGAGCGGCATTGATTTCCGCCGCGGCGACCTCTTCGCGCCGGTTGCTGGGGAGCGCTTCGACCTCATTCTCAGCAACCCGCCCTTCGTCATCACCCCGCGCGACGGTTCCGTGCCTGACTACGAGTATCGCGACGGCGGACGATCTGGCGACGATCTCATTGCACAGGTGTTGCAGGCGGCGCCCGACCACCTCGAGCCGGGTGGCACGCTCCAGTGCCTCGGGAACTGGGAGGTGCGTTGGGGCGCCGATGGGCTTGAGCGGGTGCTCTCTTGGATCGAAGAGGCGCCGGGATCGCGTCCCGTGGACGCGGCCTGGGTCATTGAACGAGACCGTCAACGGCCGGAGGGCTACGCCGAGCTCTGGGCCCGCGACGGGGGCGCACGCCCCGGCACCGAGGCGTTCGACGACCTCGTGGCGGCATGGCTAGCGGACTTCACCGCGCGCCGCGTGGTGGCGATCGGACTCGGCCTGATTGGGTTCCGGCGCGGACTTCCGGGAAATCCTCAGCCGGCCCCGCGCCGTGCGGAGCGAGCCGACGGGGCGATTGACGGCCAGGACCGCCTCGGCGATCGCTGGTCATCGGTGTTCGCCACGAACTGCGCCGTCGACCCGGTCGACTCGGTCGCATTTGGGGAACTCGTGCTCGAGCGGGATTCGTCCGTGCGCGAGGAGCGCGTGTACGAGCCTGGCGCAGAACACCCGATGTCGATTGTGCTGGCGAGTGACGAGGGTATCGCGCGGCGCGTTCACGCCGATACCGTGCTGGCCGCCGCGGTCGGCGCGTGCGATGGGGACCTGACGGTCGACGAGATCGGCACCGCGCTGACGGGACTCCTGGATGCCGATCCGATCGCCCTGCGCGATGCCTTGCATGCGGGCCTCCGTGAGCTCATCTGGTACGGCATGCTCGTTCCGGCGTCGGCGGCGTCAGGGGGAGCCCCCGACGCGCATGATTCCGCAGTCCCGTCGAACTAG
- the lnt gene encoding apolipoprotein N-acyltransferase, whose protein sequence is MHTPREPQQGRDPERGLRWWQAAGAAALGGFLLDVASPGIAWWPAGLLGATLILCALWKQLPWGGLAIGAIAGAAFWFPQVSWLTLYLGPIPWLALGTLMTLWFAAMGAVIGPVTRGLARLPLPIGVILSAQVLAAAGIWTARELAQSSWPYGGFAWGRLAHTQSQGPLAELVSWVGFAGLSGLIAAACAVPAAVWFARLPRSGRRTARAAGFSIVGLILLSLVPVAPTQQTGTVRIAAVQGNSDAGIFDDRESGDVLRDHVQTTAEYLDAVEAGTAGDPPELIVWPENSAEFNLPGSAYARGLVDGLARRANAPIVLGSILPADEPDTYTNSSLVWQPEAGVAARYDKRYPVPFAEYMPHREFYRALAPDLVDLVQLDYLPGTLPAAMPISVPGVGRDPLLAGIAICFDIIFDEQAVAMIDDGAEVILAQTNNADFGRTDENAQQLEIARLRAMETGRVVVNISTVGISEMIGPDGRAIDAIEPYTAGVMVADIPTFSGETPAILWGASAAALWLSLGAAGVLLSLASWTFRSRDERASA, encoded by the coding sequence ATGCATACCCCTCGAGAACCGCAACAGGGCCGGGATCCAGAGCGCGGACTCCGCTGGTGGCAGGCGGCCGGCGCCGCGGCGCTCGGCGGCTTCCTGCTCGACGTGGCCTCTCCCGGCATCGCGTGGTGGCCGGCGGGTCTGCTCGGCGCCACCCTCATTCTGTGTGCACTGTGGAAACAGCTCCCGTGGGGTGGTCTCGCCATCGGCGCGATTGCCGGCGCCGCCTTCTGGTTTCCCCAGGTCTCCTGGCTGACGCTCTATCTCGGCCCGATCCCGTGGCTCGCGCTCGGAACGCTCATGACGCTCTGGTTCGCCGCCATGGGGGCAGTCATCGGGCCCGTGACGCGGGGACTCGCTCGGTTACCGCTTCCTATCGGCGTCATCTTGTCGGCGCAGGTGCTTGCCGCAGCCGGGATCTGGACGGCCCGCGAACTCGCTCAGTCGAGTTGGCCGTATGGGGGCTTCGCGTGGGGGCGCCTCGCCCACACCCAGTCGCAGGGGCCCCTCGCCGAGCTCGTATCCTGGGTCGGCTTCGCGGGCCTCAGCGGACTGATTGCAGCAGCCTGCGCGGTGCCCGCGGCCGTCTGGTTCGCGCGGTTGCCGCGCTCGGGGCGTCGCACGGCGCGAGCGGCAGGTTTCTCGATCGTCGGGCTGATCCTGCTGTCGTTGGTGCCGGTCGCGCCGACACAACAGACCGGAACTGTCCGTATTGCTGCGGTGCAGGGCAACTCCGACGCGGGAATTTTCGACGATCGAGAGTCGGGTGACGTGCTGCGCGACCACGTGCAGACCACGGCCGAGTACCTTGACGCGGTCGAGGCGGGCACCGCCGGCGATCCGCCGGAACTCATCGTTTGGCCGGAGAACAGCGCGGAGTTCAACCTGCCGGGCAGCGCGTACGCTCGGGGACTCGTTGATGGTCTCGCGAGGCGCGCCAACGCCCCCATCGTGCTGGGCTCAATTCTTCCGGCTGACGAACCGGACACGTACACCAACTCCTCGCTGGTGTGGCAGCCCGAGGCGGGGGTGGCCGCGCGATACGACAAGCGCTACCCGGTGCCGTTTGCCGAGTACATGCCGCACCGCGAGTTCTATCGCGCGCTCGCCCCCGACCTCGTCGACCTGGTGCAGCTCGACTACCTGCCTGGGACGCTGCCCGCGGCGATGCCGATCTCTGTGCCAGGTGTGGGGCGGGATCCGCTCCTCGCGGGCATCGCGATCTGTTTCGACATTATCTTTGACGAGCAGGCGGTCGCGATGATCGACGACGGGGCGGAAGTGATCCTCGCGCAGACGAACAACGCTGATTTTGGCCGCACCGACGAGAACGCGCAGCAACTCGAGATTGCTCGTCTGCGTGCCATGGAAACCGGCCGGGTGGTGGTGAACATCTCGACGGTCGGGATCAGCGAGATGATCGGTCCGGATGGCCGCGCCATTGACGCGATCGAGCCCTACACGGCCGGGGTTATGGTCGCGGACATTCCGACCTTCAGCGGCGAGACACCCGCGATCCTGTGGGGCGCCTCGGCTGCTGCGCTGTGGCTCTCGCTCGGTGCCGCCGGCGTGCTGTTGTCGCTAGCTAGCTGGACTTTTCGGTCCCGCGACGAGCGCGCATCAGCGTAA
- a CDS encoding RNA helicase: MTDSVTDSEPDPVEHPALAAYEARIRFPLDAFQRAACESLEEGRSVLVAAPTGAGKTAIAEFSVALARRERDARVFYTAPIKALSNQKFHEIAQEYGEDQVGLLTGDVNIRGDAPIVVMTTEVLRNMIYADSTALADLAFVILDEVHFLGDRFRGAVWEEIILHLPRHVRLVSLSATVSNAEEFGDWMHAIRGDTDVIVSEHRPVPLYQHVLTKRALLPLIVDREGELSTHGRLNPEVIRLGGHGGSSERGGRGGFDDRGRRGRGGRQRGHAPQRHSTGRISRADIVRALDETELTPAIVFIFSRNGCDQAVRQALYEGIRLTTREERDEIRDVAQAAVAELSDEDLAVLGYHEWLSGLERGIAAHHAGLIPVFKSVVETLFQRRLVKAVFATETLALGINMPARSVVIEQLEKFNGERRAPLTTGEYTQLTGRAGRRGIDTEGHAVVVWSDAVDPEALAHLASKRSTPMKSSFRPTYNMSVNLLDRVGITAARSLLEQSFAQFQADRSVVDIARQVRAAEESLAGYESSMHCELGDFLEYAKLRRDLESIERGETAVRGAGGRRGSGSDRRERVSQLRRQLQQHPCASCPDLRAHERWAGRWFGLKRTTEQQVREIRSRTGTIARTFDRVVDLLLERGYLSRAVTASGESESITVEPWGAVLRRVYGERDLLVAECLRRASWNGIDAAGLAALSCALTYEPRRDDENADPELPRGSFREAFAQTLTIWAELDDLEERHRLPRTQLPHAGLALAMHGWAKGDSLATTLERSDLGVGDFVRWSKQTIDLLDQIAQASLSVDAASPMAALARDAKLLVRRGIVEASSTS; encoded by the coding sequence GTGACTGACTCCGTGACGGACAGCGAGCCGGACCCCGTCGAACACCCGGCGCTTGCCGCATACGAAGCACGGATCCGGTTTCCCCTCGACGCGTTCCAGCGCGCCGCATGCGAGTCCCTGGAAGAGGGGCGTAGCGTGCTCGTTGCCGCCCCCACCGGGGCTGGCAAGACGGCGATTGCCGAGTTCTCGGTGGCCCTCGCCCGGCGCGAGCGAGATGCTCGGGTGTTTTACACGGCGCCGATCAAGGCGCTCTCGAACCAGAAGTTCCACGAGATTGCTCAGGAATACGGCGAGGACCAGGTGGGGCTACTCACGGGCGACGTGAACATTCGTGGTGACGCACCCATTGTCGTGATGACGACCGAGGTCCTCCGCAACATGATCTACGCGGATTCCACGGCACTCGCCGACCTCGCCTTCGTCATTCTCGACGAGGTGCACTTCCTGGGGGACCGTTTCCGCGGTGCCGTGTGGGAAGAGATCATCTTGCATCTGCCGCGCCACGTGCGGCTTGTGTCGCTCTCGGCGACCGTGTCAAACGCCGAGGAGTTCGGTGACTGGATGCATGCGATTCGTGGCGATACCGACGTCATCGTGTCCGAACATCGCCCCGTCCCGCTCTACCAGCACGTGCTCACCAAGCGAGCGCTGCTTCCGCTCATCGTCGACCGTGAGGGTGAGCTCAGCACGCACGGCCGGCTGAACCCTGAGGTGATCCGGCTGGGCGGGCACGGTGGCTCCTCTGAGCGAGGCGGAAGAGGCGGCTTCGACGATCGTGGCCGGCGCGGGCGGGGCGGCAGGCAGCGTGGACACGCGCCTCAGCGGCACTCAACCGGGCGAATCTCGCGTGCCGACATTGTGCGGGCGCTGGACGAGACCGAGCTGACGCCCGCGATTGTCTTTATCTTCAGCCGCAACGGTTGCGATCAGGCGGTTCGGCAGGCGCTCTATGAAGGGATTCGCCTCACGACTCGCGAGGAACGCGACGAGATTCGTGACGTCGCCCAGGCCGCGGTCGCTGAGCTCTCGGACGAAGATCTCGCGGTGCTCGGTTACCACGAGTGGCTGTCCGGACTAGAGCGGGGTATCGCGGCACACCACGCGGGGCTGATCCCGGTGTTCAAGAGTGTCGTGGAGACGCTGTTCCAGCGGCGCCTCGTCAAGGCGGTGTTTGCGACGGAGACCCTCGCGCTCGGGATCAACATGCCTGCGCGCTCGGTCGTCATCGAACAGCTCGAGAAGTTCAACGGTGAGCGGCGTGCGCCGCTCACGACTGGTGAATACACGCAACTCACCGGCCGGGCCGGCCGTCGCGGCATCGACACCGAAGGCCACGCCGTCGTGGTGTGGAGCGACGCGGTGGATCCCGAGGCATTGGCGCACCTCGCCTCCAAACGCAGTACCCCGATGAAGTCGAGCTTTCGCCCGACCTACAACATGTCGGTGAACCTGCTCGATCGTGTCGGGATCACCGCCGCGCGCAGCTTGCTCGAACAATCGTTCGCCCAGTTCCAAGCAGACCGCTCGGTTGTCGATATTGCCCGCCAGGTGCGGGCCGCAGAAGAATCGCTGGCCGGGTACGAGTCCTCGATGCACTGCGAGCTCGGTGACTTCCTGGAGTACGCGAAACTGCGGCGCGATCTCGAGTCGATCGAGCGCGGAGAAACCGCAGTCAGGGGCGCGGGTGGACGTCGCGGAAGCGGGTCTGATCGGCGCGAGCGGGTGTCCCAGTTGCGCCGACAGCTCCAGCAGCACCCCTGCGCCTCTTGTCCCGATCTTCGTGCCCACGAGCGCTGGGCTGGGCGCTGGTTCGGACTCAAGCGGACGACCGAGCAACAGGTACGCGAGATTCGGTCGCGCACCGGGACGATCGCGCGGACCTTCGACCGTGTGGTCGACCTCCTGCTCGAACGCGGCTACCTCAGCCGTGCCGTCACCGCGTCGGGGGAGTCTGAGTCCATTACCGTCGAGCCCTGGGGTGCCGTGCTGCGGCGAGTGTACGGCGAGCGTGACCTGCTGGTCGCAGAGTGCCTTCGTCGCGCCTCCTGGAACGGGATCGATGCGGCGGGCCTGGCCGCGCTCAGTTGCGCGCTGACGTACGAGCCGCGCAGAGATGACGAGAACGCTGACCCGGAGCTGCCTCGCGGATCGTTCCGCGAAGCGTTTGCGCAGACCCTGACGATCTGGGCCGAGCTCGACGACCTCGAAGAGCGCCACCGGCTGCCCCGCACACAGCTTCCGCACGCTGGCCTGGCGCTCGCGATGCATGGCTGGGCAAAGGGAGACAGCCTCGCCACGACACTCGAGCGCTCGGACCTGGGGGTCGGAGACTTTGTCCGGTGGAGCAAGCAAACCATCGACCTGCTCGATCAGATCGCCCAGGCGTCGCTGAGCGTCGATGCGGCCTCACCTATGGCCGCGCTCGCCCGCGATGCGAAATTGCTCGTGCGGCGCGGCATTGTCGAGGCGTCGAGTACCAGCTAA
- a CDS encoding hydroxymethylpyrimidine/phosphomethylpyrimidine kinase, with protein sequence MPKLALTIAGSEATGGAGAQADLKTFQARGVYGIAALTCIVSFNPSNNWSHRFVPVDANVIDDQLDAITGAYGPEALDTVKIGMLGTPATITTVAKALSARPFTNVVLDPVLICKGQEPGAALDTDNALKAEILPLATVVTPNHFESLSLSGMDAIDTEDDLIEAAKRIHERYGVTVIAKGGVRIAGPEAVDVYFDGVSLEVLRAPKVGEVAVSGAGCSLAAAIAAEIAKGATTLEAARTAKAFVTEAITLRVASNAPFDAVWQGD encoded by the coding sequence ATGCCAAAACTCGCACTCACGATTGCAGGCTCGGAAGCCACCGGCGGCGCCGGCGCGCAGGCGGACCTCAAGACCTTCCAAGCACGCGGCGTCTACGGGATCGCCGCACTCACGTGCATCGTCTCGTTCAACCCATCCAACAACTGGTCGCACCGATTCGTTCCGGTCGACGCGAATGTCATCGATGACCAGCTCGACGCGATCACCGGCGCCTACGGGCCCGAGGCGCTCGACACCGTCAAGATCGGAATGCTGGGCACGCCGGCGACAATCACGACGGTCGCGAAGGCGCTGTCGGCTCGTCCGTTCACGAACGTCGTGCTCGACCCCGTGCTGATCTGCAAGGGCCAGGAGCCGGGGGCGGCGCTGGACACCGACAACGCACTGAAGGCCGAGATCCTTCCCCTCGCGACCGTCGTGACCCCGAATCACTTTGAGTCGCTGTCGCTCTCGGGAATGGACGCGATCGACACCGAGGACGACCTGATCGAGGCCGCGAAGCGCATCCACGAGCGCTACGGCGTCACGGTCATCGCCAAGGGTGGCGTCCGGATCGCCGGCCCCGAGGCCGTCGACGTCTACTTCGACGGCGTGAGCCTCGAGGTCCTGCGCGCGCCCAAGGTCGGCGAGGTCGCCGTGAGCGGCGCCGGTTGCTCGCTGGCCGCGGCCATCGCAGCCGAGATTGCCAAGGGCGCGACCACGCTGGAGGCGGCGCGCACCGCGAAAGCATTCGTGACCGAGGCGATCACGCTCCGCGTGGCCTCGAACGCGCCGTTTGACGCGGTGTGGCAGGGCGACTAG